One Bacillus sp. FJAT-52991 genomic region harbors:
- a CDS encoding chloride channel protein, whose translation MTEKYFKIIRLLVYGLILSGIIGVISSVFLILVNGLIDFLWTDIPNTLKEPSIYTLLLCIFGGILIGFSRRKWGNIPKTANDAIVELKTTQRMDYSYVYLNLLIAVLILIFGASVGPEAALLSSVIALSIWQGDKMRYLYFSYNEWKKGSLLTRLKKLALPHNYLIPYNPDRAPIEKKLLVFKKVLYMLFICNGIMTFMFFMKISEQPPLVIKLGETSWGLDEAILFIPLVLFGILFSKLYKLIDKAMEKFFSKMNNKIILSAVIGGIGIGLMSLIAPNLLFSGQLSMQELPSLVPTLSIATLILASVLKLILMEFCLKSGWVGGDILPVIFASILQGYAIATLFPQLDMLFIVAVIGSSASIAILKTPLVVGLFLMLFFPKELAPVILTIVVLFISLSKMSKKVPQEITA comes from the coding sequence TTGACTGAGAAGTATTTTAAAATAATTAGATTACTTGTTTATGGCTTAATTCTAAGTGGGATAATCGGTGTTATTTCTTCTGTTTTTTTAATTTTAGTTAATGGCTTGATAGATTTTTTATGGACTGACATACCCAATACATTAAAAGAACCCTCCATTTATACATTATTATTATGTATTTTTGGTGGTATATTAATAGGATTTAGCCGGAGGAAATGGGGAAATATACCTAAAACAGCTAATGATGCTATTGTGGAATTAAAAACAACTCAAAGAATGGATTATTCATATGTATATCTCAATTTATTAATTGCTGTCTTAATTTTAATCTTTGGTGCAAGTGTAGGTCCTGAAGCAGCCCTATTAAGTTCTGTTATTGCGTTATCGATATGGCAGGGAGATAAAATGCGTTACTTGTATTTTTCCTATAACGAATGGAAAAAGGGATCTTTGTTAACTAGACTAAAAAAATTAGCTTTACCTCATAACTACCTTATTCCCTATAATCCTGATCGGGCTCCTATAGAGAAAAAACTGCTTGTATTTAAGAAAGTATTATATATGTTATTTATCTGTAACGGTATAATGACCTTTATGTTTTTCATGAAAATATCAGAACAACCTCCTTTGGTGATAAAGCTAGGGGAAACTAGCTGGGGATTGGATGAAGCGATTCTTTTTATTCCTTTAGTCTTGTTTGGTATCTTGTTTAGTAAACTTTATAAACTAATAGACAAAGCAATGGAAAAATTCTTTTCTAAAATGAACAATAAAATTATTTTAAGTGCTGTTATCGGTGGTATTGGTATTGGTCTGATGTCTTTAATCGCTCCTAATCTACTTTTTTCCGGACAACTTTCTATGCAAGAATTACCTAGTTTAGTACCGACACTTTCGATTGCTACTCTAATTCTGGCTTCTGTTTTAAAACTGATTTTAATGGAGTTTTGTTTAAAGTCAGGTTGGGTTGGTGGAGATATCTTACCAGTTATATTTGCTTCTATTTTACAAGGCTATGCTATCGCGACTTTGTTTCCACAACTAGATATGCTCTTTATCGTAGCTGTTATAGGTAGCAGTGCTTCGATCGCTATTTTAAAGACACCTTTAGTAGTAGGACTGTTTCTAATGCTATTTTTCCCGAAAGAGTTAGCTCCAGTTATATTAACCATTGTGGTTTTATTTATTTCGTTAAGTAAAATGAGTAAAAAAGTTCCGCAAGAAATAACTGCTTAA
- a CDS encoding LysE family transporter — protein MPLSSFLLFVFITSFTPGPNNIMAMALANKHGFKKTLTFSLGVSIGFFVITLLCSVFNILLISVMPIIEFPLTIFGVGYMLYLAFKVLTSKDIDDGNDESNRNFFFIGTLLQFVNPKGILFGITVVATFILPYYTSYFSYLLFSLFLGIVGFMSTFSWSLFGSIFQKFLLQYRKPFNLIIAILLVYSAVSILIK, from the coding sequence ATGCCTTTATCTTCATTTTTGTTGTTTGTTTTTATTACCAGTTTTACCCCTGGGCCCAACAACATCATGGCAATGGCATTGGCGAATAAACATGGATTTAAAAAAACACTTACCTTTTCTTTAGGAGTAAGTATCGGATTTTTTGTTATCACATTATTATGCAGTGTTTTTAATATCCTGCTTATAAGTGTTATGCCCATCATTGAATTCCCTTTAACCATCTTCGGTGTAGGTTATATGTTATATTTGGCTTTTAAAGTTCTTACCAGTAAAGATATAGATGATGGAAATGATGAAAGCAACAGAAATTTTTTCTTCATCGGGACCTTGTTACAATTTGTTAATCCAAAAGGCATTCTTTTTGGGATTACAGTCGTAGCAACCTTCATTCTTCCTTATTACACCTCTTATTTCAGCTACCTTCTTTTCTCATTATTTTTAGGCATAGTCGGTTTTATGAGCACATTTAGTTGGAGCTTATTCGGTTCGATTTTTCAAAAGTTCTTATTGCAATACCGAAAGCCGTTTAATCTAATTATAGCCATTTTATTGGTCTATAGTGCTGTATCTATTTTGATCAAATAG
- a CDS encoding XRE family transcriptional regulator: MEEIHLILARNLKAIREKEKLSLEKVSQLSGVSKTMIGQIERGESSPTLTTIWKIANGLKVSFTSLINNPQPDTTVILKNEVQVISEDNGRYRVYPYFPFQEDKRFKIYSVEIEKEGVVSSDSHREGTEEFITVFDGEITIDVNECKYKLKSGDSIRFKADRPHTYYNSGETLARLSMTIYYPL; encoded by the coding sequence ATGGAGGAAATTCATCTGATTCTAGCAAGAAATTTAAAAGCGATCCGAGAGAAGGAGAAATTAAGTTTGGAAAAGGTCTCTCAATTAAGCGGGGTCAGCAAAACAATGATAGGGCAAATTGAAAGAGGAGAGTCCAGCCCAACTCTTACAACCATTTGGAAAATAGCTAATGGGTTAAAGGTTTCCTTTACGTCTCTAATCAATAACCCGCAGCCAGATACGACAGTCATTTTAAAAAATGAAGTTCAAGTCATATCCGAGGACAATGGAAGATATAGAGTATATCCCTACTTTCCTTTCCAAGAAGATAAACGCTTTAAAATTTACTCTGTTGAGATTGAAAAAGAAGGGGTAGTCAGTTCTGATTCCCATAGAGAAGGAACCGAGGAATTTATCACAGTTTTTGATGGAGAAATAACTATTGATGTCAATGAATGTAAATATAAACTAAAAAGCGGTGATTCCATCAGATTTAAGGCAGATCGTCCGCACACATATTATAATTCTGGTGAAACATTAGCCCGATTAAGTATGACGATCTATTATCCGCTTTAA